The following is a genomic window from Stenotrophomonas maltophilia.
AGAACGGCTTCTCGCAGATCAGCCCGGGCCTGAACTACTCCAACCCCGACGCGCTGTTCCTGACCAACACCATCTACGGCTCCGGCTACGGCAAGGTGCCGCAGGTGGAAGACCGCCTGAAGGGTGGCAAGCTGGCCGCAACGATTGCGTTGCCCGAAGCGATCGCCTCGTGGGCACCGGACATCGACATCGGCGTCAACTATGCCGATCGACGCAAGGTCAAGACCCAGTCCGAGGGCAACATCCTGCTCGGCGCGCAGGGCGATGCCAACATCGCCGCCGACCTGCAGTACCGCCCGGTCAATCTCGGTTTTGCCGGCCTGGGCACCATTCCGGCGTGGGATGTACCGGCCGCGGTCGCTCGCTACATGACCTTCAATCCGGTCGACAACCTGGACTACCTGATTCCCAAGTCGTGGACGGTGCAGGAGAAGATCACCACCGCCTGGGCGCGCCTGAACATCAACACCGACATCGGCGTGGTCGGGGTGCGCGGCAACATCGGCGTGCAGATGCAGCACACCGACCAGAGCTCGGATTCGCGCTACTGGGACAGCTCGCAAACGGCTGGCAACAACATCCAGCCCTATTCCGACGGCCGCACGTACAACGACTGGCTGCCGAGCCTGAACCTGGCCTTCATGTTCCCGCACCAGCAGACGCTGCGCTTCGCCGCGGCCAAGCAGGTCGCGCGCCCGCGCGTGGACCAGATGCGCGCCGGCCTGGAGTTCGGCGTGGATACGGGCACCGGCCGCCCCGGCGGCAGTGGCGGCAACCCGTTGCTGGACCCGTGGCGTGCCACTGCGCTGGACCTGTCCTATGAGAAGTACTTCGGCGAGAAGGCCTACGTCGCCGCTGCGATCTTCTACAAGGACCTGAAGAGCTACGTCTACACCCAGTCGGTGGACAACTACGACTTCACCGCGCTGCTGGGCAGCTACGTGCCGCCGCCGGGCATGACCTCGCCGGTACTGACTACCGGCACCTTCTCCGCGCCGCAGAACGGCAAGGGCGGCACGCTGAAGGGCCTGGAGCTGACCGGCTCGTTCCCGCTGGAGATGCTGACCGACAGCCTGCGCGGGTTCGGCGTGCAGGCCAGCGCCACCTTCAACAAGAGCGACATCACCATCCTGGATCCGGAAAGCGCATCCAGCGTGGGCACCGATCCGATCAGCCTGCCCGGCCTGTCCAAGCGCGTGTACAACTTCACCGCGTACTACGAGCGCAACGGCTTCGAGGCACGCGTCAGCCAGCGCCGTCGTTCGGACTTCATCGGTGAGATCGGCAACTTCAACGGCAACCGCAGCCTGCGCTACGTGGTGGGCGAGAACGTGACCGATGCCCAGGTCAGCTACACCTTCAGCGACAGCAGCGCCCTGCGAGGCCTGACCGTGCTGCTGCAGGGCAGCAACCTGACCAACGAACCGTACCGCACCTATGCCGGCAGCAAGGACCGCCCGCTGGAGTACATCGAGTGGGGCCGCACCTACATGCTGGGCGTGAACTACAAGTTCTGACCACGACCCGGTAGTGCCGGCCTCGCGCCGGCAACCATCCCGTCGGTAGCGCCAGGCCACGCCTGGCGACACCACAGGGAGCAGGACCGGAAACCCGCTGCGCAGGCAGCGGGTTTTCATTTTTTCTCCGGCTCAGCCGCAGGCCATGCGAAACAGCGTCAGCCTGCTCGACAGGAAACCAGAAGTGCGCAGCCGATCGCAATGACCAGCATCAGCGTCAGCAGGATACGTCCACTGAACCGGCCAAGCGCCTGGCCCGCATTGCTGAGGACAACGGAAAGGATCTGGCCCAGCAGTTCCCACATGGTGGACCCGCTCGCTGCTCAGAACTCGCCCGAGGCAAACTCGATGAATGAGCGCTGGCAACTGGCGGTGGCAATGACACAGGTTCGATAGACCCGATGCCCCGATGCACCTGTGACGTAAGCGACGATCTGGACTGACGTGTTTGCAACATACGCCCAGCCAGGCACCCAGCCCACCGGCTTCGGCCCGAGGCCGAATGCTGCAGAGCAGTCCATGATCTGCTTGGTGGCCTCGCCGAGAACGCGGCCCACTTCGGTGTTCATGTTCCAACCCGAAGCCAGCTCGGCGGACCAGATCGCGGTGGCCACCGATCGCATGGCCGCCTGCTCCTCCACAGTCGGCACTGCCAGCGCAGATGCTCTGGGATTTCCTTCCACAGAACGGTGCGGGGAGGGCGAATGATCCGAAGGCAGGTCAAATCGCTTCGCCCAGATCAACAGTGCGCGGTGCTGCCGTCCACCTGATGTGGAAAAGTACCGCACCGCTCGATCTTCAGCGTTGTAGTAGGCCGCGTGCAGCGCGCCATCGGGATAGACCACCACGGCGGCTGCGTGATGTGATGGAAACCCCAGCCTCCACCCATCGAGCAGCAGCCCCCCATCCTTCAGCGGCACCGGCACCGCCGACTCATCGAAGTTGCGACGGAATGCCAGGTACTCTGGCCCCAGCAACCGCTTCAGGCGAAGCACCACATCCGAATCCTCGAACGCATCCTCCAGTGAAGGACCGACGATCACGACGGGGTTGGCGCAGACGGGCTGGGCAACGGACAGCGCTGCCGCAAGCGCCAACAAACGCAGAAGCGTAGATAAGGAACGCATGGGATTTACGTAAGAGAGGGGGACAGCCAGTGTCGAACCGCCTCCCGGCCGTCGCCATTCCAATTGTTGGAAAGTGATCGCCAACGCCCACCCACAAAAAAGGGACGGGGCGCTTCGGCCCCGTCCCCGCAAGTACCGCCACCGGAGAAAACGGTCAGCTGCGTCGTGCGCAAATCACCGCGCGCGGCGGCAGCTGGAGTTCATTGCCCTGCACCGTGCCCGCATCCGGACCCGGTACCGCCACCTGCTGCCAGTTGCCCGGCGGCAGCAGATGGCTCACCGCCTCGGCCGACAGGTTGAAGGCCAGCAGGAGGGTTTCATCTGCAAGCATACGCTCGAACAGCAGCACTGGCTCGGCGCTTTCGACGAATCGGATGCTGCCGTGCTGGAGCGCCGGCTGGGTGGCCCGCCAGGCCAGGAACGCCCGGAAGGCGGACAGCACCGACGCTGGGGCCGCTTCCTGCACGGACACCGCCGTCGCCCGGTGCTCGGCCGGGATCGGCAGCCACGGCTGGCCCGATGTGAAGCCGGCCAGCGGCGCCTCGGTCCACGGCAGCGGGGTACGGCAGCCGTCGCGGCCCTTGAAATTCGGCCAGAACGTGATGCCATAGGGGTCCTGCAGCGCCTCGAACGGCACCTCGGCCTCGGCCAGGCCCAGTTCTTCGCCCTGGTACAGGCAGACCGACCCGCGCAGCGAGCACAGCAGCGCCACCAGCATCCGCGCCAGGCGCGGATCGGCCGGATGGCCGCCCCAGCGGCTCACCGCTCGCTCCACGTCGTGGTTGGACACCGCCCAGCACGGCCAGCCTTCGGTCATCGCCGCTTCCAGGCGCGAGACCGTGTCGCGGATGTAGGCCGCGCTGTAGTCGTCCACCAGCAGTTCGAAGCTGTAGCCCATGTGCAGGCGGCCATCACGGGTGTACTCGGCGGTGGTGGCCAGCGAGTCCTCCGAGGAGATCTCGCCCAGGCTGACCGCGCCCGGGTACTGGTCCAGCAGCGCGCGCAGGCGCTCCAGGAACGGCAGGTTCTCCGGCTGGGTGTTGTTGTAGTAGTGGTACTGATAGGCGTACGGGTTGTCCGGGCTGAAGCCTCGCCCCACCCGCTTCTCCGCCGGCTTGGGCGGATTGTCGCGCAGCTGCGCATCGTGGAAGCAGAAGTTGATTGCATCCAGGCGGAAGCCATCCACGCCGCGGTCCAGCCAGAAGCGCACGTTGTCCAGGGTCGCCTGCTGCACCGCCGGGTGATGGAAGTTCAGGTCCGGCTGGTCGACCAGGAAATTGTGCAGGTAGTACTGCTCACGGCGCGGCTCCCACTGCCAGGCGCAGCCGCCGAACAGCGACAGCCAGTTGTTGGGCGGGGTGCCGTCCTCGCGCGGGTCGGCCCACACGTACCAGTCCGCCTTCGGATTGTGGCGGTCCTGGCGGCTCTCGCGGAACCAGGCATGCTCGATCGAGGTATGGCTCAGCACCTGGTCGATCATCACCTTCAGGCCCAGCCCGTGGGCCTTGGCCAGCAGGCGATCGAAGTCATCAAGGGTGCCGAACAACGGGTCGACGTCGCGGTAGTCGGCGATGTCGTAGCCGAAGTCGGCCATGGGCGACTTGAAGAACGGCGAAATCCAGATCGCGTCCACGCCCAGCGCGGCGATGTAGTCCAGGCGCTCGATGATGCCCGGCAGGTCACCGACCCCGTCGCCGTTGGCGTCGAGGAAGCTGCGCGGGTAGATCTGGTAGATGACGGCTCCGCGCCACCATGGATAGTGCGACATCGACAGCCCCCCTCCGGGCATGCAGGGCCCGCCGGAAGCGGGCCGAAATCCTGTTCCGGCAAGCTTAGCGGTGGCCTTGCGGGCATGGCGCAGCCTGCATACGTATTCACGCAGGCGGCCGCCCGCCCCGGGCCGACCGACCGGGCCGGCACGCTTTGCGCCCGAATTCACGGCCAACGCCTATAATCAGCGGTGAGCCTGAAAGCCTGATCGCATGACCATCACCGAAGACACCCGCCCCGCCCTGGGCCTGCCCCAGATCCAGTCGCTTGCCGCAGCCGACATGGCTGCCGTCGACGCCCTGATCCGGCGCCGGCTGTCCTCGGACGTCGTGCTGATCAACCAGATCGCCGATCACATCATTTCCGCCGGTGGCAAACGCCTGCGCCCGATGCTGGTGATGCTGGCCGGCCGCGCGGTCGGCAACGTCGGCGCGGACCACCATCAGCTGGCCGCGATCATCGAGTTCATCCACACCTCCACCCTGCTGCACGACGACGTGGTGGACGAATCCAGCCTGCGCCGTGGCCGCAGCACCGCCAATGCACTATGGGGCAATGCGCCCAGCGTGCTGGTCGGCGACTTCCTGTACTCGCGCAGCTTCCAGCTGATGGTCGAGCTGGAGCGCATGTCGGTGATGCAGATCCTGGCCGATGCCACCAACCGCATCGCCGAGGGTGAGGTGCTGCAGCTGCTGCACGTGCATAACCCCGATACCGACGAAGCGGCCTACCTGCGCGTGATCGAGCGCAAGACCGCGGTACTGTTTGCCGCCGGCACCCGTCTGGGCGCGCTGGCCAGCGGCGTGGACGAGGCCACCCAGCAGGCCCTGTTCGACTACGGCATGCACCTGGGCTACGCGTTCCAGATCGCCGACGACGTGCTGGACTACTCGGCCAACGCCGACGAGCTGGGCAAGAACCTGGGCGACGATCTGGCCGAAGGCAAGGCGACGCTGCCGCTGATCCACGCCATGGCCCATTCCGACGACGCCACCCGCGAGCGCCTGCGTACCATCGTGCAGGACGGCGATGCCTCGGCGATGCCGGAAGTGCTGGCCGCGATCCGCGCCACCGGCGGCCTGGAGTACAGCCGCGCGCGTGCCGAGGAATACGCTGAGGCCGCCGAGCGTGCGCTTGATGGGCTGGGCGACAACGATGCCGTGGCCGCCCTGCGCGGCCTGGCCCGCTACGCGGTGCAGCGCTCGCATTGATGGGGAGGCGTGCCGGCCAACGGTCGGCACCCACCAAACCGGCATTCCCGTGGGTGCCGACCGTTGGTCGGCACTAAAACATCGGCAGGTGCCGACCGCTCGCATTGACCGCATCCGGTAGTGCCGGCCGCTGGCCGGCATTTCCGATGACGTCCGCAGCATCATGAGGTTGCCGGCCAGCGGCCGGCACTACCGTTGCGCGGATCAATGTTTCTCGAAGCGCTCCTCGAAGAACTCATCCAGCGCCTTCCAGGCGCGCTTGGCCGCCCGCTCGTTGTACTGGCAGCCCGGCGGGCTGTTGGCATCGCGCTCGGCGAAGCAGTGCACCGCGCCGCTGTAGTTGGTGAACTCCCAGTCGACCTTGGCCGCGTCCATTTCCTTCTGGAAACCAGCGATGTCCTCTGCGGTCACGCTCTTGTCGTCGGCGCCGTTGAGCACCAGCACCGACGGGTGCGTGCCACCGGCCTGTGCCGGCAACGGCGATCCCAATCCGCCATGCAGGCTGACCACAGCGGCCAATGGCGCACCGGCACGGGCCAGTTCCAGCACCGTGGTGCCGCCGAAGCAGAACCCGACCGCGCCGATCCGGCTGGCATCCAGCGGCACCTTGCCGGCCTGCGCCTTGAGCACGTTCACTGCCTCCAGCGCACGCGCACGCAGCAGCGGCCGGTCATTGCGCAGCTTGCTGGCCACCGGCCCGGCCTCGGCATCGGTCTTCGGCCGCACACCCTTGCCGTAGACATCGGCCACCAGCACCACGTAATCGTCGCCGGCCAGCTGCTTGGCCTTTTCGATGGCCGATTCGTTCACGCCCTTCCAGTTCGGCACCATCACCAGGCCCGGGCGCTTGTCACGCTCGCCATCGTCGTAGACCAGCACGCCGCTGAAGGTCGTGCCCTGGTGTTTCCACTCCACCGGCTGGGTCTTCATCGCCGCCCACGCCGGCATCGCCGCCAGCCCCAGCACCATCGCCACACCGCATCGCCAACGTTTCATGCGCCTGCTCCGCAGAAAAAGGGGACGGAGGGGATCAAGCCGTATTCGCCCCTCTCGCGTCGCATTCTGCCTTGGCGGCGTGACGCAGGTGTGGTGGGATACGACTTGATCCCCTCCGTCCCCTTTTTGGCATGAACCTTGTCGATCGCTTTCTGGCGGGATTGATCCCACGCCTGCCCGCCGATGACGCGCCGCAGTGGGCCCATGTGCAGGGCGCCAGCAGCGAGGACCTGCAGCGCCTGCGCGTGCAGTGGCCGCAGGTGCCGGGCAGCCTGCTGGCGCTGCTGTCACGGGTCGATGGCACGCACTTCCGCGAGTATCCCGGTGGCGAGGTCTGCGTGCTGATGCTGGGCTCGGACGTGGAGGACGGCGGCTACCCGTACTACCTGCGCTCGGTGGCGCAGATCTTCGAGGACCAGCAGCAGTGGGACGACAGCATCCGCTCGATCTACGAGGAATGGTTGGATGACGAACCTGAGATCCTCGGCGACGGTATCGATGCCGACCTGCCGATGAACCGCCGCCTGTGCTTCTCGCACTGCATGAACAACGGCGGCACCTCGATGCTGTACCTGGATTTCGATCCGGCGCCGGGCGGCACCGTCGGCCAGGTGGTGCGCTACCTGCACGATCCGGACAGCTATGCGGTGATCGCACCGAGCTTCGATGCGTACCTGCAGGACCTGATCGACCGAGATTACAGCTTCATCGAGTAGATCCACGCCATGCGTGGATGGGGGTCAGAGCCCTTTCCTGCGGAAGGGGATCCGACCCCGCTGCCTTACCCGCGCTCGATCCACTGCAACGTGGCCGGCTCGAACGCCAGCAGATCGGCCGCCGCCAGGCGCGCGCGCGACCAGCGACGCTCCGGCGGCTTGGCCTGCCGGGCACCCACCGAACCGTCGTAGTCCCGCACCAGCAGTCCGATGCGCGCCGCACCCGCGCCCAGCAACGCATCAATGCGCTGCAGCCATTGGCCGGCATCATCCAGCGCCTGCTCGCGAACCATCTGCTGATCCTGTTCATGCCGCGCCGTCTGCTCTGCCTGCGCGCGGGCGATCTTCGCCTCGCTCCAGCCCTTCTTCCGCCAGCGTTCGGCATCGCTCTTCCATTCCGGCGGCGCACCTGCCGATGCCAGCGCCGTCCCGCAATCGCAGTGCGTGGCACTCAGCCACGGCTGCCATCCGGGTCCGGCCGCCGCCTGCAGGCTGGGCGATGCCTGGGCGAACAGACGTCGGCCGCTGCGCTGCATGATCGCGGCGGCCTCATCAAGTGGAAACGACGTCGGCAGGAACAGGGTGATGAAGGTGCACATGCGGGTGTCCGGATCCGTCCGGGGAGGCCCATGGTAATTCCATGGCGGGGTCAGAGCCCTTTCCTGCGGAAAGGGATCTGCCCCCCTCAGCCGACCCCTCAGGCGATGCCCAGGCCCGGAATCGCGCTGATGCTGTCCGGGTCGAACCCGGCCAGTTCGGCGAAATGGCGGCCACGCGCCACGTAATCGCGATAAGCGCCGAAGCTCGGCGCACCCGGCGACAGCAGCACCACCCCACCCTGCGCACCCAGCGCGGTGCGCGCCAGCGTCATGGCGTGCGGCAGATCTCCCGCCGCGTGCAGGCCGAAGCGGCCGGCATCGGCCAGCGGCTGCAGCATGGCGTGGATGCGCGGGCCGTTGCTGCCCATGGTCACGATCTCCACCGGCGGCACGTCGTGCGCCATGTGCTGCATGAAATCGGTCCAGTCCAGGCCACGGTCGTGCCCCCCCACCAGCAGCGCGATGCGCTGGCCAGCGAAGCACTCCAGCGCCGCCAGGCTGGCATGCGGCGTGGTGCTGATCGAATCGTTGATGTAGGTCAGGCCCTCGGCCACGCCGATGCGCTGCAGGCGGTTGGGCAACGGGCGGAAGTCCTGCACCGCTGGCGCCAGCGCCACCGAATCCAGCCCCAACGCTTCCAGCGCGGCCAGCACCGCGCACAGGTTGCCGCGGTTGTGGCGGCCGGGCAGCGGCGTGTTGCGGGTATCGAACACCGCCTGCTCGCCGCGGTGCACGATGTCACCGCGCATGTGCCAACCCTGCGGCTGGTTGAACCAGACCACCTTGCTGTCGGGCAGCGACAGTACGGCCAGATGCGGATCAGCCGCGTTGAGCACGGCAATGCGCGGTGCCGATTCGGTCACCAGCCGCAGCTTGTCCTCGATGTAACGCTGCTCGCTGCCGTGCCAGTCCAGGTGTTCCGGGAACAGGTTCAGCACCACCGCCACTTGCGGATGGGCGCCACTGCGCGCCACTTCGCCGGTCTGGTAGCTGGACAGCTCCACCGCCCAGTACTCGGGCGCCGGCTGCGGATCCAGCACTTCCAGCAGCGGCAGGCCGATGTTGCCGACCAGGCCGGTGCGATGGCCGGCGGCGCGCAGCAGATGCGCGACCAGTGCGGTGGTGGTGCTCTTGCCCTTGGTGCCGGTCACGCACACGGTGTCGTGCACGATGCCATCAGCGCCGGCATGTTCAGCGAACCACAGTGCGGTGCCGCCGATGAAGGTGGTGCCCTGCTCCGCCGCCGCCAGCGCGATCGGCTGATAGGGGCTGATGCCGGGTGATTTGATCACCACATCGAACGCCGCCAGCGCCTCGGCCGAAGGTTCACCGCGGACGTCCAGCACCCCCTGCGTTTCCGCACGCGCCGCCTCGGCCTCGGCGGCCGGGCAGAACAGGCTCAGGGCCAGCGCAGGCAGGCGAGCGCGCAGCACGGCAAATGCCGCACGGCCCTCGCGTCCCCAGCCCCACAGCGCTACGCGCTTTCCTTCAAGCTGCGAAATCTTCACGCACCTGTTCCCACAGCGCAGCCGGAATGCGGTGCTCGCCCTGCAGCTGCAGCAGCGGTGCCAGTTCCAGTTCGGCCGCCTCCAGCTGCGGCTGGATCTCGTTGCAGAAGCGCTTCACCAGCACGTCTTCCTTCCATTCCGGGCGCTGCGCCAGGGTCGCCATCGCCGCACGCGACTCGCGGCCTTCGCCGACGCACTCGAACGGCTTGTGGTCCTGGAATTCCAGCAGCGCATCGAAGCCACCGGCCTGCTCGGCATCGTCCAGCAGGTTGCGGCCGAAGATGCGCACCAGACGGGTCTTGGGCATGAACGGGGCCAGCGCCAGGAACACGAAATGGCACTTCGGGCACACGCCGCACCAGCGGTTCACCGGGCGCTCGCCCAGGATGTGGAAATTGCGGTTGCAGCTGGAGAAATGCGCGTCGTAGAAATCGGTCTTGGCGAACTGGCGGGCCACCGCCAGCTCGGACATCGGGCGCAGCAGCGAGTAGTAGTGCAGATCGGCGGCCACCTGCTGCTGCACGTAGTTGCCGAAGGCCTGCTCGAAGGCCCAGCCCTTGGACCACTGGTGGTTCACTTCACCGGTGCCCGGAATCTGACTGCCATAGCTGGCCGAACGCTCGTTGGAAAACACCACCTGGTCCACGCCCTGCAGCAGCGCGGCCAGCACCATGATCGCCGAGTTCACCGCAGTGACCGGGATGTGGCCGTTCC
Proteins encoded in this region:
- the murL gene encoding UDP-N-acetyl-alpha-D-muramoyl-L-alanyl-L-glutamate epimerase, with translation MTAFDKHQVSRFRFVRCEFAADTGVARLVYAFDDGPEMVETITVPGAPFVLDDARAAAVQRALQLLHLIAGVSYYKAGVPETVSIDSYAIDADTAALVETIYLNGLGEFAYRNGLNLRGRFRLPVQGQTVQAPVLGLQPHALVAIGGGKDSLVSIEALRRAGVDETVTWIGGSQLIRACAERTGLPTLNLGRALAPELFELNRQGAWNGHIPVTAVNSAIMVLAALLQGVDQVVFSNERSASYGSQIPGTGEVNHQWSKGWAFEQAFGNYVQQQVAADLHYYSLLRPMSELAVARQFAKTDFYDAHFSSCNRNFHILGERPVNRWCGVCPKCHFVFLALAPFMPKTRLVRIFGRNLLDDAEQAGGFDALLEFQDHKPFECVGEGRESRAAMATLAQRPEWKEDVLVKRFCNEIQPQLEAAELELAPLLQLQGEHRIPAALWEQVREDFAA
- a CDS encoding SMI1/KNR4 family protein; its protein translation is MNLVDRFLAGLIPRLPADDAPQWAHVQGASSEDLQRLRVQWPQVPGSLLALLSRVDGTHFREYPGGEVCVLMLGSDVEDGGYPYYLRSVAQIFEDQQQWDDSIRSIYEEWLDDEPEILGDGIDADLPMNRRLCFSHCMNNGGTSMLYLDFDPAPGGTVGQVVRYLHDPDSYAVIAPSFDAYLQDLIDRDYSFIE
- a CDS encoding polyprenyl synthetase family protein gives rise to the protein MTITEDTRPALGLPQIQSLAAADMAAVDALIRRRLSSDVVLINQIADHIISAGGKRLRPMLVMLAGRAVGNVGADHHQLAAIIEFIHTSTLLHDDVVDESSLRRGRSTANALWGNAPSVLVGDFLYSRSFQLMVELERMSVMQILADATNRIAEGEVLQLLHVHNPDTDEAAYLRVIERKTAVLFAAGTRLGALASGVDEATQQALFDYGMHLGYAFQIADDVLDYSANADELGKNLGDDLAEGKATLPLIHAMAHSDDATRERLRTIVQDGDASAMPEVLAAIRATGGLEYSRARAEEYAEAAERALDGLGDNDAVAALRGLARYAVQRSH
- a CDS encoding dienelactone hydrolase family protein, encoding MKRWRCGVAMVLGLAAMPAWAAMKTQPVEWKHQGTTFSGVLVYDDGERDKRPGLVMVPNWKGVNESAIEKAKQLAGDDYVVLVADVYGKGVRPKTDAEAGPVASKLRNDRPLLRARALEAVNVLKAQAGKVPLDASRIGAVGFCFGGTTVLELARAGAPLAAVVSLHGGLGSPLPAQAGGTHPSVLVLNGADDKSVTAEDIAGFQKEMDAAKVDWEFTNYSGAVHCFAERDANSPPGCQYNERAAKRAWKALDEFFEERFEKH
- a CDS encoding TonB-dependent receptor → MLNHKRSALSLALAVVLAPTLASAQSTQSTTTPAGTAATNLDTVQVTGIRRGIENAIAIKQDATSVVEAISAEDIGKLPDVSIAESISRLPGLAAQRVAGRAQVISVRGLSPDFATTLLNGREVVSTGDNRGVEFDQYPSELVNGVTVYKTPDAALVGQGLSGTIDMQTARPLSFGERVIAVSGRYQKSSLGRAANVDPYGNRFSASYIDQFLDKTLGIAIGYAHSDMPIQENQVGLYEPWTTEHTDKGDRPGVGAGTYFSDGIKALRRTGNNKRDGVMATIQFRPNNSWTSTFDAFHTEAEQIDTANQFELNLSNYNGNYTPGLLVSNPQVNANGSFTGGTASGVYPLVRGMYNKRKDKIDAFGWNNEFNFSGIKLVADLNYSKATRDELNLENNLQLTPMPQLDTVGVSIRQNGFSQISPGLNYSNPDALFLTNTIYGSGYGKVPQVEDRLKGGKLAATIALPEAIASWAPDIDIGVNYADRRKVKTQSEGNILLGAQGDANIAADLQYRPVNLGFAGLGTIPAWDVPAAVARYMTFNPVDNLDYLIPKSWTVQEKITTAWARLNINTDIGVVGVRGNIGVQMQHTDQSSDSRYWDSSQTAGNNIQPYSDGRTYNDWLPSLNLAFMFPHQQTLRFAAAKQVARPRVDQMRAGLEFGVDTGTGRPGGSGGNPLLDPWRATALDLSYEKYFGEKAYVAAAIFYKDLKSYVYTQSVDNYDFTALLGSYVPPPGMTSPVLTTGTFSAPQNGKGGTLKGLELTGSFPLEMLTDSLRGFGVQASATFNKSDITILDPESASSVGTDPISLPGLSKRVYNFTAYYERNGFEARVSQRRRSDFIGEIGNFNGNRSLRYVVGENVTDAQVSYTFSDSSALRGLTVLLQGSNLTNEPYRTYAGSKDRPLEYIEWGRTYMLGVNYKF
- a CDS encoding alpha-glucosidase, with the protein product MSHYPWWRGAVIYQIYPRSFLDANGDGVGDLPGIIERLDYIAALGVDAIWISPFFKSPMADFGYDIADYRDVDPLFGTLDDFDRLLAKAHGLGLKVMIDQVLSHTSIEHAWFRESRQDRHNPKADWYVWADPREDGTPPNNWLSLFGGCAWQWEPRREQYYLHNFLVDQPDLNFHHPAVQQATLDNVRFWLDRGVDGFRLDAINFCFHDAQLRDNPPKPAEKRVGRGFSPDNPYAYQYHYYNNTQPENLPFLERLRALLDQYPGAVSLGEISSEDSLATTAEYTRDGRLHMGYSFELLVDDYSAAYIRDTVSRLEAAMTEGWPCWAVSNHDVERAVSRWGGHPADPRLARMLVALLCSLRGSVCLYQGEELGLAEAEVPFEALQDPYGITFWPNFKGRDGCRTPLPWTEAPLAGFTSGQPWLPIPAEHRATAVSVQEAAPASVLSAFRAFLAWRATQPALQHGSIRFVESAEPVLLFERMLADETLLLAFNLSAEAVSHLLPPGNWQQVAVPGPDAGTVQGNELQLPPRAVICARRS
- the murD gene encoding UDP-N-acetylmuramoyl-L-alanine--D-glutamate ligase, translated to MKISQLEGKRVALWGWGREGRAAFAVLRARLPALALSLFCPAAEAEAARAETQGVLDVRGEPSAEALAAFDVVIKSPGISPYQPIALAAAEQGTTFIGGTALWFAEHAGADGIVHDTVCVTGTKGKSTTTALVAHLLRAAGHRTGLVGNIGLPLLEVLDPQPAPEYWAVELSSYQTGEVARSGAHPQVAVVLNLFPEHLDWHGSEQRYIEDKLRLVTESAPRIAVLNAADPHLAVLSLPDSKVVWFNQPQGWHMRGDIVHRGEQAVFDTRNTPLPGRHNRGNLCAVLAALEALGLDSVALAPAVQDFRPLPNRLQRIGVAEGLTYINDSISTTPHASLAALECFAGQRIALLVGGHDRGLDWTDFMQHMAHDVPPVEIVTMGSNGPRIHAMLQPLADAGRFGLHAAGDLPHAMTLARTALGAQGGVVLLSPGAPSFGAYRDYVARGRHFAELAGFDPDSISAIPGLGIA